Proteins co-encoded in one Clarias gariepinus isolate MV-2021 ecotype Netherlands chromosome 13, CGAR_prim_01v2, whole genome shotgun sequence genomic window:
- the LOC128535611 gene encoding acylphosphatase-1-like isoform X2 has product MSKTLLIPRQSLYLLLWKEHTVSMSTEELLSVDYEVHGRVQGVFFRKYTQSEGKKLGLVGWVKNTPAGTVEGQLQGPASNVRQMQEWLRSTGSPKSRIVKADFSNEKIIKNVDFKDFKVVR; this is encoded by the exons ATGAGTAAAACATTACTGATTCCGAGGCAGTCTTTATATTTATTGCTCTGGAAGGAGCAT ACCGTAAGCATGTCCACAGAGGAGCTGCTCTCAGTAGATTATGAAGTGCATGGGAGAGTCCAGGGGGTGTTTTTTCGAAAGTATACTCAG TCTGAAGGGAAGAAGTTGGGTTTGGTTGGTTGGGTGAAGAACACTCCAGCTGGAACGGTAGAGGGTCAGCTCCAAGGTCCAGCGTCTAATGTCCGACAGATGCAGGAATGGCTCAGAAGCACTGGCAGTCCAAAGTCACGGATCGTAAAGGCAGATTTCAGTAATGAGAAGATAATCAAGAACGTGGACTTCAAGGATTTCAAAGTTGTCCGCTAA
- the LOC128535608 gene encoding serine/threonine-protein kinase Nek9, with translation MSLEDYERHYASLSDSVCESVSGGAPAPGLLSGEEEKLHYIPIRVLGKGAFGEATLYRRTEDNSLVVWKEVELTGLSDKKRRDVMNEISILSILQHNNIIAYYNHFMDKNSLLIELEYCNGGNLYDKINQRRGHLFAQEDVIWYLFQIASAVAHIHKAGVLHRDIKTLNIFLTKTNLIKLGDYGLAKKLDSEYSMAETCVGTPYYMSPELCQGVKYNFKSDIWAMGCVLYEMLTLTRTFDATNPLNLCVKIVQGNFTMEMNSDVYSADLIKIVYECLDQDPEKRPSADEILDLPIISCDKQKLETRVAALNSAIKKPRLSTVSDTPVAVVTTRSREVYFWGGGKFTPQKLDVFKGGTSAQQVCAGETHFAVVTVEKELYTWASVQGGAKMVGQLGHGDQASYRQPRKVERLQGKAIKQVSCGADFTACVTDEDQMYMFGSDYYGCIGVENEKGMEVLEPVLLEFFQERPVRQVSCGDNHVVVLTHSGHIYSWGCGEHGRLGLDCEDDFASPMLVEVPKGACIDSVCCGNDGTFFLTESGKVLACGNNEFNKLGLNQGITGIKNHLGEGCQDIPFTTTLTLVKLLARFRIQIIALGKTHTAAIDERGRLMTFGCNKFGQLGVKDFKKHQGVQLLLGPFGGKVVSKVSCGDGFTIATTEDNQIFAWGNAGNGRLGMPADRGFGSEVCPALPRPIFGSLHHVPDLSCRGWHTIIIMEKLLNSKTIRSNSSGVSIGSGIGQSPSSSMDLDIYASDSEMREGIMGGTVEVDLEERGPETPSMVSMESKTNESSCPSWLQKELQDAEFIPMPGGPLTSSYTKSDTLPYEELEELKAAAAAAASGNDCMQTAWVDYENINGLDSGPCKKNNLPQQQSAQQTCCQASSELAQLKETVKNHEATIQLLQKRYNDQLEENERLRKAINDLKGSADHCDKSNHHGSPPDDKEE, from the exons ATGTCACTGGAAGACTATGAGCGGCATTACGCGTCTCTCTCGGACTCGGTATGCGAGTCGGTGAGCGGCGGCGCCCCGGCCCCGGGCCTGTTGAGCGGAGAGGAGGAGAAGCTCCACTACATCCCCATCAGGGTGCTGGGCAAAGGCGCTTTCGGAGAAGCCACGTTATACAGACGCACAGAG GATAATTCCTTGGTGGTTTGGAAGGAGGTTGAGCTTACGGGCCTTTCAGATAAAAAGCGCAGAGATGTCATGAACGAAATCAGCATCCTGTCCATTCTCCAACATAACAACATCATCGCGTATTACAATCACTTCATGGACAAGAACAGCTTGCTGATAGAGCTGGAATACTGCAATG gtgGAAATCTGTATGATAAAATTAACCAGCGGAGAGGTCATCTCTTTGCACAGGAG GATGTTATATGGTATCTCTTCCAAATAGCATCAGCTGTGGCTCATATTCATAAAGCTGGTGTTCTGCATAG GgacataaaaacattaaatattttcctcaccaAGACGAACTTAATAAAGCTAGGAGACTATGGTTTGGCCAAGAAGCTGGATTCTGAGTATTCAATGGCAGAAACA TGTGTAGGCACTCCTTACTACATGTCACCGGAGCTTTGTCAAGGGGTCAAGTACAACTTTAAATCAGACATCTGGGCCATGGGCTGTGTTCTATATGAGATGTTGACGCTCACCAGGACCTTTGACGCAACg AACCCTCTGAACCTGTGTGTGAAGATCGTCCAGGGCAACTTTACTATGGAGATGAACTCAGATGTTTATTCAGCAGATCTCATAAAGATAGTCTATGAATGCTTAGATCAG GATCCAGAGAAGAGACCTAGTGCTGATGAGATTCTTGACCTGCCCATTATCTCCTGTGATAAACA GAAGTTGGAGACACGTGTGGCTGCATTGAATTCAGCAATTAAAAAGCCCAG GTTGAGCACCGTGTCAGACACGCCAGTTGCTGTAGTAACAACCCGTTCCAGAGAGGTGTATTTCTGGGGAGGAGGGAAGTTTACTCCTCAGAAACTGGATGTGTTTAAGGGTGGCACTAGTGCTCAGCAAGTGTGTGCAGGGGAGACACATTTCGCTGTGGTTACTGTGGAGAAAGAGCTTTACACCTGGGCt AGTGTTCAAGGTGGCGCCAAAATGGTGGGCCAGCTCGGGCATGGGGATCAGGCCTCATACCGACAACCTCGCAAAGTGGAACGTTTGCAGGGAAAAGCCATCAAGCAGGTGTCCTGTGGGGCAGACTTTACTGCCTGTGTAACTG ATGAGGACCAAATGTACATGTTTGGCTCAGACTATTATGGCTGTATAGGTGTGGAGAATGAGAAGGGTATGGAAGTTCTAGAGCCGGTTCTGTTGGAGTTCTTTCAGGAACGACCAGTGCGACAGGTATCTTGTGGCGATAACCATGTGGTAGTGCTGACACACAGTGGACATATCTATTCCTGGGGCTGTGGAGAACATG GTAGACTTGGCCTGGACTGCGAGGATGACTTTGCCTCTCCTATGCTA GTTGAAGTACCAAAGGGTGCCTGTATTGACTCAGTGTGCTGTGGGAACGATGGAACATTTTTCCTTACAGAGTCTGGAAAAGTCTTGGCCTGTGgaaataatgaatttaacaAGCTAGGTCTCAATCAAGGCATTACTGGTATTAAGAACCACCTTGGGGAG GGTTGTCAGGACATACCATTCACGACAACTCTGACTTTGGTAAAGCTGCTTGCCCGCTTTAGGATCCAAATCATCGCTCTTGGAAAGACTCATACAGCAGCCATTGATG AACGGGGACGTTTGATGACATTTGGCTGCAATAAATTTGGCCAGCTTGGTGTAAAGGACTTCAAAAAACATCAAGGTGTTCAACTGCTTTTAGGACCCTTTGGGGGAAAAGTTGTCTCCAAGGTTTCCTGTGGAGATGGCTTCACGATTGCTACCACAGAGG atAATCAGATCTTTGCCTGGGGAAATGCAGGAAATGGACGTTTAGGTATGCCTGCTGATCGAGGATTTGGCTCCGAGGTTTGCCCTGCTCTTCCTCGTCCCATATTTGGTTCTCTACATCACGTGCCTGACTTGTCCTGCAGGGGTTGGCACACAATCATTATCATGG AAAAGCTCCTTAACTCCAAAACAATCCGTTCAAACAGTAGTGGAGTGTCTATTGGAAGTG GAATAGGTCAGAGCCCCAGCTCTTCTATGGACTTGGATATATATGCGTCAGACTCTGAGATGCGAGAGGGTATTATGGGAGGTACAGTGGAGGTTGACCTGGAGGAGAGAGGTCCTGAGACTCCATCAATGGTATCAATGGAGAGCAAGACCAATGAGAGTTCTTGTCCATCTTGGTTGCAGAAG GAGCTGCAGGATGCTGAATTCATTCCCATGCCTGGTGGCCCGTTGACTTCATCCTACACAAAAAGTGACACACTCCCATATGAGGAGCTGGAAGAACTGAAGGCAGCAGCGGCAGCTGCTGCTAGTGGAAATGACTGCATG CAAACAGCATGGGTAGACTATGAGAACATAAATGGCTTGGACTCTGGACCTTGTAAGAAAAATAACTTGCCACAACAACAATCTGCACAACAGACTTGCTGCCAAGCGAGCAGTGAGTTGGCACAG CTCAAAGAAACTGTGAAAAATCATGAGGCAACAATTCAACTGTTACAGAAACGG TATAACGACCAGCTCGAGGAGAATGAAAGACTGAGAAAAGCCATTAATGACCTCAAAGGAAGTGCTGATCATTGTGACAAGAGCAACCACCATGGGAGTCCACCTGATGATAAAGAAGAATGA
- the LOC128535611 gene encoding acylphosphatase-1-like isoform X1, with product MSTEELLSVDYEVHGRVQGVFFRKYTQSEGKKLGLVGWVKNTPAGTVEGQLQGPASNVRQMQEWLRSTGSPKSRIVKADFSNEKIIKNVDFKDFKVVR from the exons ATGTCCACAGAGGAGCTGCTCTCAGTAGATTATGAAGTGCATGGGAGAGTCCAGGGGGTGTTTTTTCGAAAGTATACTCAG TCTGAAGGGAAGAAGTTGGGTTTGGTTGGTTGGGTGAAGAACACTCCAGCTGGAACGGTAGAGGGTCAGCTCCAAGGTCCAGCGTCTAATGTCCGACAGATGCAGGAATGGCTCAGAAGCACTGGCAGTCCAAAGTCACGGATCGTAAAGGCAGATTTCAGTAATGAGAAGATAATCAAGAACGTGGACTTCAAGGATTTCAAAGTTGTCCGCTAA